In the Wyeomyia smithii strain HCP4-BCI-WySm-NY-G18 chromosome 2, ASM2978416v1, whole genome shotgun sequence genome, one interval contains:
- the LOC129723328 gene encoding probable endochitinase, producing the protein MKTILVLSALFGAVYSNSLICRNYPDGALIPNPENCAEFFMCRPGRAVRFTCPASTQFNTAIQACDPRMAVRCRPGKIPVDKEYTPITASPSKIEHTNTACIDKPVATLLPNSAECGSFYQCSPTGVIRFECPAGTLFDSNRLYCERSDIASCTYFPEMPMLPIQPIFPPIVPPIVIQPESENQLLKRCTGQRDGTKIRNPFNCRQYIFCISKNRSQIFDCPAGTAFDEDRSACDWERNVKCNRSQE; encoded by the exons ATGAAAACGATTCTCGTACTGTCCGCACTGTTTGGTGCGGTTTATAGCAACTCGTTG ATATGTCGCAACTACCCAGACGGTGCACTGATCCCCAACCCGGAAAACTGTGCCGAATTCTTTATGTGTCGGCCGGGACGGGCCGTTCGCTTCACCTGTCCGGCGTCCACCCAGTTCAACACAGCCATTCAAGCATGTGACCCGCGAATGGCCGTCCGCTGCAGACCGGGAAAGATTCCTGTGGACAAAGAGTACACCCCGATAACTGCGTCGCCATCCAAAATCGAACACACAAATACTGCTTGCATCGATAAGCCGGTGGCCACACTCTTACCGAACAGTGCCGAATGTGGTAGCTTCTACCAGTGCTCCCCAACCGGAGTGATTCGATTCGAGTGTCCCGCCGGAACACTGTTCGACTCCAACCGGTTGTACTGCGAGCGCAGTGATATTGCTTCGTGCACGTACTTCCCGGAAATGCCCATGCTGCCGATCCAGCCAATCTTTCCTCCGATCGTACCTCCGATTGTGATTCAGCCTGAGTCGGAGAACCAATTGCTTAAGCGGTGCACTGGCCAACGTGATGGAACCAAAATTAGAAATCCATTCAACTGTCGCCAATATATTTTCTGCATCTCGAAGAACCGTTCGCAGATTTTCGACTGTCCCGCGGGAACGGCGTTCGATGAGGATCGTTCGGCCTGCGACTGGGAACGAAATGTGAAATGCAACAGAAGTCAAGAGTGA